One Osmerus eperlanus chromosome 13, fOsmEpe2.1, whole genome shotgun sequence genomic region harbors:
- the LOC134032713 gene encoding regulator of G-protein signaling 14-like, with amino-acid sequence MANKIKTLGVPAAHMSQAVSDGELNVCARSSAGSCTSLPGQAAGGAGPANSVLSWAVCFEKLLEDPTGVQYFTAFLRSEVSAENILFWEACRRFQNISANLQGQLKEEALSIYQAYLCDSAPYSVNIDDTAKTQEKDLLHPTPDMFNKAQDQIFKLMKMDSYRRFVRSALYQSCSLASVEGRLLPSIPSESACSGSWENMTLGSPHLDDNKKSQKKKTSSASVGGRPSRDKRHEKRGSWGVEVSYPLMKSVSRKDSQMSVKSCSSVELGSLSRQTEADQCGGECRVEGGYCCVYLPDGSASLASTRPGLPLRDMLASLCEKRGFPLKDIVIYLHDKDRQPLSLDQDSSVLRDQQVTLELRVTIALEVQFTGKTVGIVVKSSKTLQEAISSVLQKHQLKHQDVMVTMSESEKPLSMSTSVFRLANKKLCLSKVQGKDFPSSCSGSAGTQVSPARGRAATAPEAHWAQKAGRTTAQPKPSKNHDMQGLIDMLSKAQCCRVDDQRGLLTKEHLKLPSFLQLPPAEASGPGGEEGESCSHTTTTRGASEAMAETQ; translated from the exons ATGGCGAATAAGATTAAAACTCTGGGGGTTCCAGCCGCTCATATG AGCCAGGCGGTGTCTGATGgag agctgAACGTGTGTGCGCGGAGCAGTGCAGGCAGCTGTACCAGCCTCCCAGGGCAGGCAGCAGGGGGGGCTGGCCCAGCCAACAGTGTCCTCAGCTGGGCCGTGTGCTTTGAGAAGCTCCTGGAAGACCCTACTGGGGTGCAGTACTTcacg gccttcctaaggtcagaggtcagcgctGAGAACATCCTGTTCTGGGAGGCATGCCGTAGATTCCAGAACATTTCAGCCAATCTGCAGGGGCAG CTGAAGGAGGAGGCTCTCTCCATCTACCAGGCCTACCTGTGTGACAGCGCCCCCTACTCTGTCAACATAGACGACACAGCCAAGACCCAGGAGAAAGACCTGCTGCATCCCACACCAGACATGTTCAACAAGGCCCAGGACCAg ATCTTCAAGCTGATGAAGATGGACAGCTACCGGAGGTTCGTCCGCTCTGCTCTCTACCAGAGCTGCTCTCTGGCCAGTGTGGAGGGCCGCCTGCTACCCAGCATCCCCTCCGAGTCCGCCTGCTCCGGGTCCTGGGAGAACATGACCTTGGGCAGCCCCCACCTTGACGACAACAAGAAatca cagaagaagaagacctCCTCTGCCAGTGTGGGAGGGAGACCCTCCCGGGACAAACGGCACGAGAAGAGAGGATCGTGGGGAG tagAGGTGTCCTATCCACTAATGAAGTCTGTGAGCAGGAAGGACTCTCAGATGTCGGTGAAGTCCTGCAGCAGTGTGGAGCTGGGttctctcagcagacagacagaggcag ACCAGTGTGGTGGGGAGTgtcgggtggagggggggtactGCTGTGTGTACCTGCCTGACGGCAGcgcctccctggcctccacgCGCCCCGGCCTCCCCCTCAGGGACATGCTGGCCAGCCTCTGTGAGAAGAGAGGCTTCCCCCTCAAAGACATTGTCATCTACCTCCATGACAAGGATCGG CAGCCCCTCTCTCTGGACCAGGACTCCTCTGTACTGAGGGACCAGCAGGTCACCTTGGAACTCCGGGTCACCATTGC gctggAGGTGCAGTTCACGGGTAAGACAGTGGGCATCGTGGTGAAGTCCAGTAAGACCCTTCAGGAGGccatctcctctgtcctccagaaACACCAGCTCAAGCACCAGGACGTCATGGTCACCATG AGTGAGAGTGAAAAGCCCCTGAGCATGAGTACCAGTGTGTTCAGACTGGCCAATAAGAAGCTGTGTCTGAGCAAGGTCCAAG GTAAGGACTTTCCTAGCAGCTGTAGCGGTTCTGCAGGCACACAAGTGAGTCCAGCCCGG GGCCGAGCTGCAACAGCACCCGAAGCCCACTGGGCCCAGAAGGCAGGCAGGACCACGGCCCAGCCCAAGCCCAGTAAGAACCACGATATGCAGG GGCTGATAGACATGCTGTCCAAGGCCCAGTGCTGCCGTGTGGACGACCAGAGAGGCCTGCTGACCAAGGAGCACTTGAAGCTGCCctcgttcctgcagctgcccccGGCAGAGGCATCTGGgccgggaggagaggaaggggagtccTGCAgtcacaccaccaccactaggGGAGCCAGCGAGGCCATGGCAGAAACACAGTGA